A single genomic interval of Carassius gibelio isolate Cgi1373 ecotype wild population from Czech Republic chromosome A22, carGib1.2-hapl.c, whole genome shotgun sequence harbors:
- the LOC127942716 gene encoding aryl hydrocarbon receptor-like, translating to MSGGIGIYAVKKRKKPVQKIPKPPPPDGVKSNPSKRHRDRLNGELDKLTSLLPFSEDVRARLDKLSVLRLSVGYLKVKSFFNAKIKKTGGNGWLIDRSGTFGGNGQSTTSLDGVSFSEGELLLQALSGFVLVVTAEGYVFYASPTIQDYLGFHQSDVVHQSVFELIHTDDRAMFRRQLHFALNPTSCDGGEGSDAIQNSTDITRDLVNYNPQHIPPENSAFLERSFCCRFRCLLDNSSGFLALNFQGRLKYLHGQNKLAEDGTLAHPQLALFVIATPLQPPSILEIRSKTLLFQTKHKLDFTPLGIDTRGKVVLGYSEIELCMRGSGYQFIHAADMMYCADNHIRMIKTGESGLTVFRLLSKEGIWIWVQANARLVYKGGRPDFIIARQRALTNEEGEEHLRQRKLQLPFNCATGEGVLYETEPTLDIADIQNQSKGQKMHKPPSLDPDSLLGCMLNQEPSVYDPKNGPNSQFTLDKAFRDSHALLSVPGNTWQPSAPSTVAEVKEEGVVKDMMETLQQIIGDSSICGLQGFDVDDSVLKEWESALSKFHYNNDTELNEIITNDILSFVEDALFKENGVQLPEHLKSQGPFVEAPECLPEMELQNNLAANQEFICQADMLDGSPGRGGFIGMNIQDGLDASSPGNGMVKLNHMGQQMLLGETFVQSFGLEQTTQKMPSNNNIMFNPSLALQSQQLTQAGLGLQGAMQENGLIPCGQTTLQSGNQPHHNAMTLNLQSPLLQGTSAQPMGFHSQNPLPQQQSINQNPQWVSDNLLNSCTRNVSGVQDAGLHSGPTTQLQGQFSLHTQNAANPGLPGWQQSQPTPQQVSKPFSSGQQNMTGFMGEVTDLIAELLPHTNTQGFASGFLPQTTANGIYPQQGEIINNSLHQSTNSCMFTSTPQPSVNGMHYGSAAPGSSVPSCQRVKGLINQSPTQASCYYQRGPSESIVGSSAIPQEDTNISPMACQVPLGLTPENLLAQQYLSCNSQTQVANHPLEEKGTFHFPTLANGNPFFAKNNQNNCCDY from the exons CAAAAATCAAAAAGACAGGAGGAAATGGATGGCTAATTGACCGGTCAGGGACATTTGGAGGAAACGGACAGTCAACGACCAGTCTGGATGGAGTCAGTTTCTCAGAAGGGGAACTGCTGTTGCAG GCCCTCAGTGGCTTTGTGCTGGTGGTCACCGCTGAAGGTTATGTGTTTTATGCATCTCCAACTATACAGGACTACTTGGGCTTCCATCAG TCGGATGTGGTCCATCAGAGTGTATTCGAGCTCATCCATACAGACGATAGAGCAATGTTTCGAAGGCAACTACACTTCGCTCTCAATCCAACTTCGTGCGATGGCGGCGAAGGATCTGATG CCATTCAAAACAGCACTGACATCACCAGAGACTTGGTAAACTACAACCCTCAACACATCCCTCCAGAAAACTCGGCCTTCTTGGAACGAAGTTTCTGTTGCCGATTCCGGTGCCTCCTTGACAACTCATCAGGCTTCCTG GCCCTGAACTTCCAGGGGAGGCTGAAATATCTCCATGGACAAAACAAGTTGGCAGAAGATGGGACCTTGGCCCACCCTCAACTTGCTCTTTTTGTCATAGCCACACCCCTCCAGCCACCCTCTATCCTAGAGATCAGGAGCAAGACTCTTCTTTTCCAAACCAAACACAAGCTGGACTTTACACCTCTGGGCATTGACACAAG AGGAAAGGTGGTTCTTGGCTACTCTGAGATTGAGCTGTGTATGAGAGGCTCTGGCTATCAGTTCATTCATGCTGCTGACATGATGTACTGTGCTGACAACCATATAAGAA tgatAAAGACTGGAGAGAGTGGTTTAACAGTCTTCAGACTTCTCTCGAAAGAAGGAATATGGATCTGGGTGCAGGCTAATGCTAGGCTTGTTTATAAAGGAGGAAGACCAGACTTCATTATTGCTCGACAAAGAGCACTAAC GAATGAAGAGGGTGAGGAGCACCTCCGTCAAAGAAAGCTGCAGCTACCCTTTAACTGCGCCACTGGTGAGGGCGTCTTGTATGAGACTGAACCCACACTGGACATCGCTGACATTCAAAATCAGAGCAAAGGCCAGAAGATGCACAAACCTCCATCTCTGGACCCAGATTCTCTTCTCGGCTGCATGCTGAATCAAGAACCTTCTGTCTACGACCCAAAAAATGGGCCCAATTCCCAGTTTACTCTTGACAAGGCTTTCAGGGATAGCCACGCCCTGCTCAGTGTCCCTGGGAACACCTGGCAGCCGTCAGCCCCAAGCACTGTGGCTGAGGTAAAAGAGGAAGGTGTGGTAAAGGACATGATGGAAACCTTGCAACAGATTATTGGGGACAGCAGTATCTGCGGCCTTCAGGGATTTGATGTGGATGACTCTGTCCTGAAGGAGTGGGAGAGTGCTCTAAGCAAGTTCCACTACAACAACGATACGGAATTAAATGAAATCATCACCAATGACATCCTCTCTTTTGTTGAGGATGCACTTTTTAAGGAAAATGGCGTTCAGTTGCCTGAACACCTCAAGAGCCAGGGACCATTTGTTGAGGCGCCTGAGTGTCTTCCAGAGATGGAGTTACAGAATAACTTAGCTGCTAACCAGGAATTCATCTGCCAGGCAGATATGCTTGATGGATCCCCAGGTCGGGGTGGTTTCATCGGAATGAACATCCAAGATGGATTGGATGCCAGTAGCCCTGGAAATGGGATGGTGAAGCTCAACCATATGGGGCAACAGATGCTACTTGGTGAAACATTTGTCCAGTCATTTGGACTGGAACAGACAACCCAGAAGATGCCCAGCAATAATAACATTATGTTTAATCCTTCTCTTGCCCTGCAGAGTCAACAGCTGACCCAAGCTGGGCTTGGTCTGCAAGGTGCCATGCAAGAGAACGGATTGATTCCATGTGGCCAGACAACCCTTCAGAGCGGAAACCAGCCCCATCATAACGCAATGACTCTCAATCTTCAAAGTCCTCTATTGCAGGGCACTTCTGCCCAGCCAATGGGCTTCCACAGCCAGAATCCCCTTCCTCAACAACAGTCAATCAATCAGAACCCTCAGTGGGTGTCCGATAACCTGCTGAACTCTTGCACCCGAAACGTTTCAGGCGTACAAGATGCAGGACTGCACTCCGGCCCAACTACCCAACTACAAGGACAGTTTTCTCTTCACACTCAGAACGCTGCCAATCCTGGACTGCCTGGCTGGCAGCAATCCCAGCCTACCCCTCAACAGGTCTCCAAACCGTTTTCCAGTGGGCAACAGAATATGACGGGCTTCATGGGTGAAGTGACAGACTTGATTGCAGAACTGCtgccgcacacaaacacacaaggatTTGCGTCTGGTTTCCTGCCCCAAACAACTGCAAATGGCATCTATCCTCAGCAAGGAGAGATCATCAACAACAGCCTTCATCAGAGCACCAACAGCTGCATGTTCACAAGCACTCCTCAACCCTCGGTGAATGGGATGCATTATGGTTCTGCAGCTCCGGGATCTTCAGTGCCATCCTGCCAGAGGGTTAAAGGACTGATTAACCAGAGTCCTACACAAGCTTCCTGCTACTACCAAAGAGGTCCAAGCGAGTCAATCGTGGGCTCGTCGGCTATCCCACAAGAGGACACCAACATCAGCCCCATGGCCTGTCAAGTCCCACTTGGGTTAACGCCAGAAAACCTACTTGCTCAGCAGTATCTCTCATGCAACAGCCAGACACAG GTCGCAAACCATCCTCTTGAGGAGAAAGGAACATTCCATTTTCCCACACTGGCCAATGGAAATCCCTTCTTTGCCAAGAACAACCAAAA